A single window of Mustela erminea isolate mMusErm1 chromosome 4, mMusErm1.Pri, whole genome shotgun sequence DNA harbors:
- the ARG1 gene encoding LOW QUALITY PROTEIN: arginase-1 (The sequence of the model RefSeq protein was modified relative to this genomic sequence to represent the inferred CDS: inserted 1 base in 1 codon): protein MSSKSKFVGVIGVPFSKGQPRGGVEEGPTALRKAGLLEKLKEQECDVKDYGDVPFSDVPSDPPFQIVKNPRSVGKANEQLAGVVADVKKSGRTSLVLGGDHSMAVGSISGHARVHPDLCVIWVDAHTDINTPLTTTSGNLHGQPVXFLLKELKGKIPDVPGFSWVTPCISAKDIVYIGLRDVDPGEHYILKTLGIKYFSMTEVDKLGIGKVMEETLSYLLGRKKRPIHLSFDVDGLDPSFTPATGTPVVGGLSYREGLYITEEIYKTGLLSGLDIMEVNPSLGKTPEEVTRTVNTAIAITLACFGVAREGNHKPVDYLNPPK from the exons cCGCGAGGAGGGGTGGAAGAAGGCCCCACAGCGCTGAGAAAGGCCGGCCTGCTGGAGAAACTGAAAGAACAAG AGTGTGATGTGAAAGATTACGGGGACGTGCCCTTTTCTGATGTCCCTAGTGATCCTCCCTTTCAAATTGTGAAGAATCCGAGGTCTGTGGGAAAAGCGAATGAGCAGCTGGCTGGCGTGGTGGCGGACGTCAAGAAGAGTGGAAGGACTAGCCTGGTGCTGGGTGGAGACCACAG taTGGCAGTCGGAAGCATCTCTGGCCATGCTCGGGTCCACCCAGATCTCTGTGTCATTTGGGTGGATGCTCACACTGATATCAACACTCCACTGACAACCACAAGTGGGAACTTGCATGGACAACCTG TCTTCCTCCTGAAGGAACTAAAAGGAAAG ATCCCTGATGTACCAGGATTCTCCTGGGTGACTCCCTGCATATCTGCCAAAGATATTGTATATATCGGCCTAAGAGACGTGGACCCTGGGGAACA CTACATTTTGAAAACTCTgggtattaaatatttttcaatgactGAAGTGGATAAACTGGGAATTGGCAAGGTGATGGAAGAAACACTCAGCTATCTACTAGGAAG aaaaaaaaggccaatTCATCTGAGCTTTGATGTTGATGGATTGGACCCATCTTTCACACCAGCTACGGGCACACCAGTTGTCGGGGGTCTGTCTTACAGAGAAGGTCTCTACATTACAGAAGAAATTTACAAAACAG GGCTACTCTCAGGATTAGATATTATGGAAGTGAACCCATCTCTGGGGAAGACACCAGAAGAAGTAACTCGAACAGTGAACACAGCAATAGCAATAACCTTGGCTTGCTTTGGAGTTGCGCGGGAGGGTAATCATAAGCCTGTTGACTACCTTAACCCACCTAAGTAA